GTAGAGATAATCCCCTGTTTTGAGTCAAAGAAACTAAGTTATAATGGAAGATATATCAAGGTTATAGTAAGAGTGGTACTAGAGTTTTTATTGTAAAGTAAGTAAATTACTAGGAAAATTAAATTAGTACAAACACatttattttgacaaaaaaaaatgctcatgATGATAAACTAACATATCTCTATTTGATTGCAAcaactttgaaatattttcattctTTAAGAAACCAGGTATCTGTGGAGAATGGTATATGTGTATTTAAGGCTATAAAGTCTGTTGGAATTCTCAAGAGGATATGAGGTAGCAAGGTTGGGCCAGAGGCGAGTCTGAATGAAGAAGCCATGTACTTGGCAATAGGATGCTATTGCCGTGTGATTCTCTAGACTGCTACATAGACCGCCTCAATAACCTCTGTCAAGAGCTGTTGTGAAACAATGTCTAGCACCTAACTGCATAAGTCTCGTCCTTACTGGGCTGGAACTGTGTACTTGTTAATACCCGCAACCCAGTTGCGTTCAAAACAGATGGCTAATAGTTCACAGGTTCTTAGGTAAAGCAGTAAAAGTTGACAAGTGCAGAGCTGGTAATCTACCATCCACAACCCCTCTCCCTCTCTTCTAACGATGTCTTGTCAAGAACTGCAACGTGGAGGAGAGGGTCACCTCCTTTTCTCATTGCTGATGCATTGTGATGTTGTCAAGGGTACTGGAAAAACCGAGCGCAGTGCAGGTTCATTTTTGGGAGGAgggaacaaaaaaatatattataattaacaaAACCATGCCTTTACCAATATTTTAAACTCTCAATTATCCATGTTGCTGAAAAGTGATGCTGTGGATGATCCAGAACTGTGGAGAATCTGCTAAGTTAGTGTAAATGCTAAAGATACATAGACCTACAGTAATAAACCACTCACTGTGTTGTGTTATTCAATATGGATGTATAATCACATGttacaaaaacaattatattatttgttaaaataaaactagTTTATCCATAAACAAGGAAGTTTTTTCACCAAACTAAAACTTTATAACAGAATATACCTAAGGAATTATAAAAATAGTATAAGTGACCAGCTAAAATTCTGTTTTCAATGggttattaaaacaaacaaaaattaccaAAGAAGGgcaagttatacttattttagcAAAAATCAAATCATGAGCACCAAGCCACACACGTAATAAATTTTAGCATAATTCACACGCACAGTCTATGCTCAGTAGCTTCTTATGGGAAAGATTGAATGTGCATTAAGATAACGATTTATTTTATGAGGGTGAATatttcacaaataaaatatttcacagtTTTTAGATCAAACACTTTTTGTCGTggtcaaaagaaaacaaaaataaggaATCATACCCTAAATGTTCTGACGACTACATCACATTACTCAACTCTTAAAACTCCTGTCATAGTCTCCCCTGCCTCCTCTCTCCTCGCCATAACTAAATTTCTAGATAGAAACTCCGGCTGCTTTCATGTGGGGCAGTTTATTTGAATAAACAATTTGTCTAATATGCTATTAGGATTAAATAGACTGAAAACATTCCATTCCAATTCACACATCTCCTGGCGTAAAACTCTATATGGAACCAGCATTCTATTTAAAAATCTGCTCCACACCAATATAATTTTGGAAAACCAGTCAAATAATTGATGATTTTCATAGACACAATATTGAACATGATGAACTTTCAATAAGTTAGATGATTGATCTGTTGTTAACACTGAAATGATGTAAGGCAGAGGTGACACATGGCCCCTGCATCGACCAACTGCCTGATGGCTCGTCTACGTGACGCGAGCAGCCATGACCGGGTGCGCTCGGGGTGTCTCCGGGAGACAACGAGCTCTCTACATGCAGTGATACAGCTGCTAGCCACTAACAGTTCCGGCGGAGGTAACTGGCCGCCTGCATATCTGGACACCCTGAGGACAATTAGCAGTGCACTGGCATGCAGGTTTAAAGACGAGCACATGTGACTAACGCTTACTGCCGGCAGCCTCGACCAGACGTAGAGCAGAGGACGAGATTTCCCCTTTTCCTGCACCCGTTCAGAAAATGCGAACACTGTGTTGGCTGTCAATTTGACTGCCAAAAAACTGATCACAATCATGACCACATCAACCTGTCCTAAGCAAAACTACTGTGTGCTGGTGTCCTTTCCAACTGTTTAAAGAATTGGGTCCCAGTCTAACCTACATTTGACAGCGACCCCTTCCGGATCTTATTCATTTTCAATTTACTTTGATTGCTTAACTATACTAAGTACACCACGTTTAGTTTTTCACACTGCCAATTACAACTATCCAGATATTCGCAGCAAGTCCGGCTCACATTCAAGGTCATGTGTTGCTTCCCGGGATTCTGCACTGCACAGTAGCTTGCACCTCCACTCCAGTGGAATGCAAGTGCAGTTCCTAGACAAACCTTCCTCATGGTGCTCATCATCAAATGGCATTAAGCTGTTGGCAATCACCTAatgatcaaaaaattaaaaatgtatgagataaaataaataagatCCCAGAAGTGGTAAAAACACACATTGTAAAAGCAGCCAGTATGTAAAGGCGGTATAAATATTAAAAGGAGTTAGGGTGCCACAATTATGCATCAGTAAATTAAAGATAGCTTGGCAGGAAATTTGTTTTTTAAGCATctggaaacaaaagtaatttttgtcacaccattaataaaattaagtttgaaagtgattggtgaaaatatatttaatctaaCTACAGctataaaatatttgacaaaactaAGTCTTGTAGAAATTTTAGGAGTGCTGTACTTTTGAACGTGGTCAATGGCAAGGAAGACGTGTGGATATTTTGTCAGGAAGTCTGATGCAGTGTGCTTCCTCGCACTTCCAACTGTACACCGACAATGATGACAATCAGGCCAGGCATACAAAAAATTTTGCACATGAATTAAAAAAGGCACAAGTGAACAATCACCATCGGCCCAGgtccatgtacaaaaaaaaaagtgcttctaAATTGTTTACAACATAACCTATTGCAAAGTATCTTGTGAGTGATTTCTATTCGTCCTGTATACACTATTGCTGAGCTATATTAACATGACTTTACTAGCATTTGCGTACCTGATAATTGACAAGGTGTCTGAATAAATAATAAGACATAAATAGTTGAAAGTTAATTcagattattaataaaaatgggaAGCAAGGAGTCAACTGTCGGGCTGGGGCTCGGGCATGCCGGACACCAGCACCTGCACCCTGGAGAGCACCGTCTCGTTGGTGCTGTAGCACTGGCCGGCGCCGTACGGAGGGTGTATCTCCAGCACGTCCTCCAGCCGCAGCACCGGCCCGTCCTGCCTGACGGGGACCCTGTTCTGCACCAGCCAGGCCACCAGCCTGGCCGCGCGGCTCTCCACCTCCTCCGTGTTGCAGGTCGCGCCCCCGCTCGGGAACAAGTGCTCCAGGTCCGGCACACAGCCGCTCGTGCGCAGCTCCAGCGACTCGATGTTCTGCCCGGGGAACAGTGACAGTCCCACCTTGCCTTCCTCCTGGTTCATCAGGATGATGCTGCAACACAATGCAAGCCACGTCTCACAATTCTGCAAGGTTGGTGGGTGGTGAACGATTGGTATTGCCGCTGCCTTGAGGCAATGGAAATGGCATCCGAGTTGTGTGTTTACGTAACATTATGTATACTTGTACAACTAAACTACTAGTCCCCACCTCCCGTGTAACTATAGGTAAGGTAACTAACGGCAATGTACAGAGAAGGAAACCGACGGATAGAATATGTTGACTGAAGGAACACATTAAATTAAGTCATTCATGGTTGGTTATTTAGTTAATTGGAGAAGactattgtgccggaaattaggtacttcggcactttttttttaaatttttattataattgtaagttatttttggaaattttat
This DNA window, taken from Bacillus rossius redtenbacheri isolate Brsri chromosome 3, Brsri_v3, whole genome shotgun sequence, encodes the following:
- the LOC134531060 gene encoding gem-associated protein 6-like isoform X1, whose translation is MSNVSCMLSSLNPLELKNFVQKYVEIGTIDGKKYVGTVFTVDPITTSIILMNQEEGKVGLSLFPGQNIESLELRTSGCVPDLEHLFPSGGATCNTEEVESRAARLVAWLVQNRVPVRQDGPVLRLEDVLEIHPPYGAGQCYSTNETVLSRVQVIANSLMPFDDEHHEEGLSRNCTCIPLEWRCKLLCSAESREATHDLELPLTTSQCISNEKRR
- the LOC134531060 gene encoding gem-associated protein 6-like isoform X2, giving the protein MSNVSCMLSSLNPLELKNFVQKYVEIGTIDGKKYVGTVFTVDPITTSIILMNQEEGKVGLSLFPGQNIESLELRTSGCVPDLEHLFPSGGATCNTEEVESRAARLVAWLVQNRVPVRQDGPVLRLEDVLEIHPPYGAGQCYSTNETVLSRVQVLVSGMPEPQPDS
- the LOC134531060 gene encoding gem-associated protein 6-like isoform X4, giving the protein MSNVSCMLSSLNPLELKNFVQKYVEIGTIDGKKYVGTVFTVDPITTSIILMNQEEGKVGLSLFPGQNIESLELRTSGCVPDLEHLFPSGGATCNTEEVESRAARLVAWLVQNRVPVRQDGPVLRLEDVLEIHPPYGAGQCYSTNETVLSRVQYP
- the LOC134531060 gene encoding gem-associated protein 6-like isoform X3; amino-acid sequence: MNQEEGKVGLSLFPGQNIESLELRTSGCVPDLEHLFPSGGATCNTEEVESRAARLVAWLVQNRVPVRQDGPVLRLEDVLEIHPPYGAGQCYSTNETVLSRVQVIANSLMPFDDEHHEEGLSRNCTCIPLEWRCKLLCSAESREATHDLELPLTTSQCISNEKRR